Genomic window (Thermogemmatispora onikobensis):
TGTTGCTCTTGCCTGCTCAAATTGCCGGCACCGCAACTACCATACCTCTAAGAACAGGCGCACTCATCAGGACCGCCTTGAGCTGAGGAAGTTCTGTCCCAACTGTCGCACGCATACGATCCATCGCGAGACCAGATGATTGCCGGGCAACGATCACTCCTGATCGAGAAAGGGTCAACGTGGCAAACAAAATGGCCGAGAAGAAAAAGGCTACTTCCGCTTCAAGCGAGGTTCTCCAGGCCAAGCCCCGCGGCGAGAAGGATGCTCCTGCCCGCAAGGAGTCGAAGCAGATGACGCAGCGACGCGAGGGCCGTCAGGAGGTACGCCGCGAACAGAAACCATCTGTTTTTGCTCGCTTGCTCCAGATGAGGCTGTTCCGCTTCCCCTATGAGGCCTATTACGAGCTGCGCTATAAGGTCACCTGGCCAACGTTCGAGGAGGCGCGCAATATGACGATCGCTGTGATTGCGCTCGCCCTCGCCCTCGGTATCGTCCTCGGGTTGGTCGATATTGGCCTCTTCCAGCTGTTCCGCCTGATCACTGGTACCGCCAGGTAGATTGACGCGGGTTGGGAGCGGGTGACTAAAGCGTGCCGGCAGCTGCCTGCACAGGTTGTCTGTTGCTCGCGCCACTCAAAAGGCGATGCGGCGGCGCTTTTGTGATGACGGGGTGCCGGGCTGGGTGGCCTGCTGGCTGGGTGAAGAGACGCTGGCAGATCAGGTATGCTGAGAGTTGAGCTGGTCTTGCGCTGTCGATATGATGGGCAAGCTGGGTGGCCTGGGAGCCGGGCATGCCGGGCATGGGAGGGAGAGGGTTGTCTCATGTCGGGCGCGGGCGTTGGGAAGATAAGCTTGAGGGGGTGGGTGTCAGTCTACACAGGGGATCGGTGTAGATGCGCTGGTCTGGGGTCCGGGCGCCGTGGTGAGTGACGGAGCCGGGGCCTATCTCCGCACAGAGAAAGCGCCTGCCTGCCTGTCTGCCTGGCTGCCTGCCGGTCCTGTGGAGAGAAGAGGGGGAGCAATAGATTCCCGCGCCTCCGTGTTGTAATTTCTGTGGATATGGAACAGACGAATTGGAAGGATGCCCTCCCGGTGGCCGGCCAAGAAGATGCCGCTGCGGTGGGGGAACCAGGTTTAGCGGGCAATAAGCAAGAGGGAAATACCATGGTTGCTGATGACCCAAATCCCAAAGAACGGGCTGGCTCGGAAACGCGGCACAGCACCGCGCTGTCGAAGTCAGGTAGCTCTGGTGCTGGAGAGCGTGCCTGGTACGCGATCCACACCTACTCCGGCTACGAAAATAAGGTCAAGAGCCATCTCGAAGCGCGCATTGCCTCGATGAACATGCGCGATAAGATCTTTCGGGTCGTCGTGCCAATGGAAGAAGAGGTCGAGATTAAGCAGGGGCAGAGGCGGACGGTACAGCGCAAGGTCTTCCCTGGCTATGTACTGGTCGAGATGATCTTGACCGAGGAGTCGTGGTATGTGGTGCGCAACACCCCGGGGGTCACCAGCTTTGTCGGGTCGGGGACGCGCCCGGTGCCTCTTCAGGAGCATGAGGTCAGGGCAATCCTGAAGCAGGTTTCTGAAGAAGCTGAGAAGCCGAAGACAAAGGTCAGCTTCACGAAAGGTCAGAGCGTGCGTGTCATCGACGGCCCCTTCACCGATTTCATTGGGACCGTCAGTGACATCAATATGGATCGCAACAAAGTCACGGTTCTCGTCTCCTTCTTTGGGAGGGAGACGCCGGTGGTCCTGGATTTTCTCCAGGTCGAGAAGATTTAACAACCAACAATGGAAGCGGGAGGTTAAGCGAAACCTCCCACTTTTTCATGCATGTGTGTATGCATGCAGGAAAGGCGACGCTCAGCGGGCTGCCCCGCCAGGCCAGCCAGGCGCCCCGGCCCCTGCCGGAACCGCTTCGGAGGCGCCTGCTGCCAGGCCCTGGCGTCGCCGCTCACTGCCAGCCAGCCTCTGCCACCAGTGAAGGGCCAGCCTCTTCTCTGGTGGCAGAAGCTGGCATGAGCACGAGCACGCACTCATTTTGCGATTGTCGCTTGTTGAGGGAGCTGGAGTTACAATGGCAAAACGTGTTAAGGCTGTGATCAGGCTAGAGTTGCCTGCCGGTGAGGCTAAGCCCGCGCCTCCGGTCGGTACGGTGCTTGGCTCACAGGGCATTAATATTGTGGCCTTCTGTAAGGAGTATAATGCCCGTACGGAAAGCCAGCGCGGGATGATCATCCCCGCCGAAGTCACGATCTACGAGGATCGCTCTTTTACGTTTGTTACGCGCACGCCCCCAACGGCCTTCTTGCTGAAGCAGGCAGCGGGAATCGAAAAAGGGTCTGGTACCCCTGGCAGAGCAAAGGTCGGGACGATCGACCGCGCCAAGCTGCGTGAGATTGCTCAGCTGAAGATGAAAGACCTCAATGTCTACGATATCGAGGCCGCTGAGCGTATCGTTGAGGGGACGGCCCGCAGTATGGG
Coding sequences:
- the rpmG gene encoding 50S ribosomal protein L33 — its product is MASKSKENRIIVALACSNCRHRNYHTSKNRRTHQDRLELRKFCPNCRTHTIHRETR
- the secE gene encoding preprotein translocase subunit SecE — translated: MTQRREGRQEVRREQKPSVFARLLQMRLFRFPYEAYYELRYKVTWPTFEEARNMTIAVIALALALGIVLGLVDIGLFQLFRLITGTAR
- the nusG gene encoding transcription termination/antitermination protein NusG — its product is MAGQEDAAAVGEPGLAGNKQEGNTMVADDPNPKERAGSETRHSTALSKSGSSGAGERAWYAIHTYSGYENKVKSHLEARIASMNMRDKIFRVVVPMEEEVEIKQGQRRTVQRKVFPGYVLVEMILTEESWYVVRNTPGVTSFVGSGTRPVPLQEHEVRAILKQVSEEAEKPKTKVSFTKGQSVRVIDGPFTDFIGTVSDINMDRNKVTVLVSFFGRETPVVLDFLQVEKI
- the rplK gene encoding 50S ribosomal protein L11; the protein is MAKRVKAVIRLELPAGEAKPAPPVGTVLGSQGINIVAFCKEYNARTESQRGMIIPAEVTIYEDRSFTFVTRTPPTAFLLKQAAGIEKGSGTPGRAKVGTIDRAKLREIAQLKMKDLNVYDIEAAERIVEGTARSMGITIV